Proteins encoded within one genomic window of Triticum aestivum cultivar Chinese Spring chromosome 2D, IWGSC CS RefSeq v2.1, whole genome shotgun sequence:
- the LOC123048231 gene encoding indole-2-monooxygenase-like — protein MLEMLPLLCFLFIFPLFLLFVNYWFTVTGKTRRRQQHESRHQPSPPGLPIIGHLHLLGSLPHVSLRSLAKKHGPDVMFLCLGAVPTLVVSSPRAAKAVLRTHDHVFASRPRSMVSEILMYGSSDIAFAPYDEHWRQARKLVTTHMLSVKKVQSSRNAVTEEVNMVMTKINEAAAGGAVVDMSRLLKSFTYDMACRIVLGESFRKEGQSKLLRDLIDDTSRILGGFNLEEYFPTLARVGVLKRVVCAKAERVRRRWAYLLDKLIDEHVSMEKSTVDNKDGDFIDILLSVQHEYGLTRERMKALLTDVFFGSTDTLSNTLEFTLAELMRKPCLLGKLQDEVRSIVPRGQESITETDINKMAYLRAVMKESLRVYPVAPILAPHLAMADCNIDGYMVAAGTHVLVNVWAIGRDSSSWGDAEEFIPERFIYEDSDVDVNFKGNDFQFLPFGSGRRMCPGINLAIANFELMLANLMYHFEWELPPGVETKDIDMTVVFGLTVRRKEKLLLIPKACK, from the exons ATGCTAGAGATGCTTCCGCTGCTATGCTTTCTGTTCATCTTCCCGCTCTTCCTCTTGTTTGTGAATTATTGGTTCACTGTGACTGGTAAGACAAGAAGAAGGCAGCAGCACGAAAGCCGCCACCAGCCTTCTCCACCGGGACTGCCCATCATTGGGCACCTGCACCTCCTCGGCTCCCTCCCGCACGTCTCCCTCCGCAGCCTCGCCAAGAAGCATGGTCCTGACGTCATGTTCCTCTGTCTTGGAGCCGTGCCAACACTCGTTGTGTCATCCCCGCGTGCCGCAAAGGCGGTTCTGCGCACGCACGACCATGTCTTCGCCTCGCGGCCCCGCTCCATGGTCTCGGAAATCCTCATGTATGGCTCGTCCGACATCGCCTTTGCACCATATGACGAGCACTGGCGCCAGGCAAGGAAGCTCGTCACCACTCACATGTTGAGTGTAAAAAAGGTGCAATCTTCCCGCAACGCCGTCACGGAGGAG GTGAACATGGTGATGACCAAGATTAACGAGGCCGCTGCAGGAGGTGCTGTAGTGGACATGAGTAGGCTTCTGAAGTCATTCACGTATGATATGGCATGTCGGATCGTGTTGGGAGAGTCCTTCCGGAAAGAAGGACAGAGCAAGCTACTTCGAGACCTCATAGACGATACCTCACGAATATTAGGAGGTTTCAACTTGGAGGAGTACTTCCCAACATTGGCAAGAGTTGGAGTGCTTAAGAGGGTGGTTTGTGCAAAGGCTGAGAGAGTGAGGCGTAGATGGGCCTATTTGCTGGATAAGTTGATCGACGAACATGTGAGCATGGAAAAATCAACAGTTGATAACAAGGATGGGGATTTCATAGATATTTTGTTGTCTGTTCAGCATGAGTATGGTCTCACAAGAGAgcgaatgaaagctctcctaacA GATGTATTTTTCGGTTCAACGGACACGTTATCTAACACTCTCGAATTCACCTTGGCCGAGTTGATGAGGAAGCCATGCCTATTGGGGAAGCTACAAGATGAAGTGAGGAGTATCGTACCCCGTGGACAAGAAAGTATAACCGAAACCGACATAAACAAGATGGCGTACTTAAGAGCAGTCATGAAGGAGTCACTCCGGGTGTATCCTGTTGCGCCTATCCTTGCTCCACACCTTGCCATGGCTGACTGCAACATTGATGGGTATATGGTTGCTGCTGGCACACATGTCTTAGTCAATGTATGGGCCATTGGTAGGGACTCCAGCTCTTGGGGGGATGCAGAAGAGTTCATACctgaaagatttatatatgaagaTAGTGATGTGGATGTCAATTTCAAGGGGAATGATTTCCAGTTCTTGCCATTTGGGTCAGGACGAAGGATGTGCCCTGGCATAAACCTCGCGATTGCCAATTTTGAGCTTATGTTGGCAAACCTCATGTACCATTTTGAATGGGAATTGCCTCCAGGGGTTGAGACGAAAGACATTGATATGACAGTGGTCTTTGGGCTAACCGTGCGCAGGAAGGAGAAGCTACTATTAATTCCAAAAGCATGCAAGTAG